A window of the Isosphaera pallida ATCC 43644 genome harbors these coding sequences:
- a CDS encoding NAD-dependent epimerase/dehydratase family protein, whose product MSRNTLLTSPSPTDEPDLGRLSSARVVVTGGAGFIGSRLVDRLLELGADVLALDNFDPFYPRTVKQANLQLARSRHVTRFRLIEADLRDGAALERHLREFRPDLVAHLAAKAGVRPSLESPADYFDTNVVGTIRLLDALKHLDTLEESGRGPRLVFASSSSVYGDRRHDDPHQGFVETDPIDRPVSPYAASKASAELAVRAFHHARTLRLRQINPDAPPIPTIILRFFTAFGPRNRPDLALAKFARLIREGRPVPMFGDGSTERDYTYVDDLVDGVVRALVFEPSPQSSQEVEVFNLGHSEPVRLSTMIDTLAAALGRPARIERLPEQPGDVGRTRADIRRARSLLGWSPVTSFEEGVTHFVEWLKSLDA is encoded by the coding sequence ATGAGTCGCAACACCCTGCTTACGTCGCCGTCGCCCACCGACGAACCCGATCTCGGCCGCCTGAGCAGCGCGCGGGTCGTCGTGACCGGGGGAGCGGGATTCATCGGGTCGAGATTGGTCGACCGGCTGCTTGAGCTAGGAGCCGACGTTCTGGCGCTGGATAACTTCGACCCGTTTTATCCCCGCACGGTCAAGCAGGCAAATCTCCAATTGGCGCGGAGCCGTCATGTCACGCGGTTCCGTTTGATCGAGGCCGACTTGCGCGATGGAGCGGCCTTGGAGCGGCATCTTCGGGAGTTTCGGCCCGACCTAGTCGCCCACCTCGCGGCCAAAGCCGGGGTTCGACCGAGCCTCGAATCCCCCGCCGACTATTTCGATACCAACGTGGTCGGAACCATCCGTCTGCTTGACGCCTTGAAGCATCTCGACACCTTAGAGGAGTCGGGGCGTGGTCCCCGCCTGGTGTTCGCCTCGAGTTCCAGCGTGTACGGTGACCGTCGCCATGACGATCCCCACCAAGGCTTCGTAGAGACCGACCCCATCGATCGCCCGGTCTCTCCCTACGCCGCCTCCAAGGCATCCGCCGAACTCGCGGTTCGGGCTTTTCACCACGCCCGCACGCTCCGACTCCGCCAGATCAACCCGGACGCCCCACCGATCCCCACGATCATTTTGCGTTTCTTCACCGCCTTCGGGCCGCGTAATCGTCCCGATCTGGCGCTGGCGAAGTTCGCCCGGCTGATTCGGGAAGGCCGCCCCGTCCCTATGTTTGGCGACGGTTCCACAGAACGCGACTACACCTATGTCGATGATCTGGTGGATGGCGTGGTCCGGGCGTTGGTGTTCGAGCCGTCTCCCCAATCGTCCCAAGAGGTGGAGGTCTTCAACCTAGGCCATTCTGAGCCAGTTCGGTTGTCCACGATGATTGACACCCTGGCGGCGGCGTTGGGTCGTCCGGCCCGGATTGAACGTCTTCCCGAACAGCCGGGCGACGTGGGGCGAACTCGGGCCGACATTCGTCGCGCCCGTTCGTTGTTGGGCTGGTCACCCGTCACGTCCTTCGAGGAAGGGGTGACTCATTTCGTCGAGTGGCTCAAGTCGTTGGACGCATGA
- a CDS encoding dual specificity protein phosphatase family protein — protein MPDSMESSAAATLNGVAPHPFPGAATSRPARRRLRKALGLLAILAGLVLGPPLAIWSQSWIDTNFGVVQPGVAYRCAQPQGDDLERFIDAHGIATVLNLRGGKPEDQWYAKEVETVQKRGVTYYDLPMSATKRPERRQMLWILDVLRDAPRPILIHCKAGADRTGLASALQKLVIQGEPPRQALSAFTLRHGHFAWGPTGVLHEPILEYEKWLNERGLNHQPSRFVEWLERHYDAPDGPFDPQTRIPPPVGPRSSRPSNDADETSIHLNSTPSRR, from the coding sequence ATGCCTGACTCGATGGAATCCTCGGCCGCGGCGACGCTCAACGGCGTCGCCCCACATCCCTTCCCTGGGGCGGCGACGTCTCGACCGGCGCGGCGACGACTCCGCAAGGCTCTCGGGCTGCTGGCGATCCTCGCGGGGTTGGTGTTGGGACCGCCGCTGGCGATCTGGTCGCAATCCTGGATCGACACCAACTTCGGCGTGGTTCAACCAGGGGTGGCCTACCGCTGCGCGCAACCTCAAGGCGACGACCTGGAACGGTTCATCGACGCCCACGGGATCGCCACGGTCCTCAACCTCCGAGGCGGCAAGCCGGAGGACCAGTGGTACGCCAAGGAGGTGGAAACCGTTCAGAAGCGCGGCGTGACTTACTACGATTTGCCCATGAGCGCGACCAAGCGTCCCGAACGTCGTCAGATGCTGTGGATTTTGGACGTGTTGCGCGACGCGCCCCGCCCCATTCTGATTCACTGCAAGGCCGGAGCCGACCGCACCGGCTTGGCCTCGGCCTTGCAAAAGCTGGTCATTCAGGGCGAACCTCCCCGTCAAGCCCTCTCAGCCTTCACCCTGCGGCACGGCCATTTCGCCTGGGGACCAACCGGCGTGCTCCATGAACCCATTCTGGAATATGAGAAATGGTTGAACGAGCGGGGCCTCAACCACCAACCCTCCCGCTTCGTGGAATGGTTGGAACGCCACTACGACGCCCCTGACGGCCCGTTCGACCCCCAAACCCGCATTCCCCCTCCCGTGGGACCCCGTTCCTCCCGGCCTTCCAACGACGCCGACGAGACCTCAATCCATCTCAATTCCACCCCGTCCAGGAGGTAG
- the metG gene encoding methionine--tRNA ligase, with protein MREESWFYITTAIDYPNSRPHIGTAFEKIGADIQARYQRLRGKRVRFQMGNDENTIKVSQRAAQLGLEPKPYVDDMARQFQEVWRALDLSYDDFIQTSEPRHAAGCRRFIQQVFDNGDIYKKSYVGLYCDGCEAFKTDKEVAEGNGRCPLHPNQELRRVEEENYFFKLSKYADALLDFYRSHPDFIQPESRRNEIVNFVEAGLQDLSISRKGFTWGIKVPFDEEQTIYVWFDALLNYLTAIGYGDADDPDRWRAWWPADVHVIGKDITRFHCVIWPAMLMSAGIEPPRRVFGHGFVYVKGAKASKSQGNVVDPHELTQRFGSDAVRYYFARECPFGGDGNYAEERFIDLYNADLANNLGNLYSRSLSMCVKYFDGVLEEIGDVDPTAWRAGVDWPRFVAEIGELIESFQTNVALQRIWLEGLDLVNQYIQATQPFRLVKTDPQATKVVMVNLAEALRALAVLIAPVLPRTARTFYESFDFGAQRPWETIRWEDAAVAQIVPRRRVTATLVNGKPAPLFPKIEVEAQPVVG; from the coding sequence ATGCGCGAGGAATCTTGGTTTTACATCACGACGGCGATCGACTATCCCAATAGCCGTCCGCACATCGGCACCGCCTTCGAGAAAATCGGAGCCGACATCCAAGCGCGTTATCAACGATTGCGCGGCAAGAGGGTCCGATTCCAGATGGGCAACGACGAAAACACGATCAAGGTGTCGCAACGCGCCGCCCAACTTGGCCTGGAACCCAAGCCGTATGTCGATGACATGGCGCGGCAGTTCCAGGAGGTCTGGCGGGCTTTGGATCTTTCCTACGACGATTTCATCCAAACCTCCGAGCCACGCCACGCAGCCGGCTGCCGCCGCTTCATCCAGCAGGTCTTCGATAATGGAGATATTTATAAAAAATCGTATGTCGGACTCTATTGTGATGGTTGCGAGGCGTTCAAGACCGACAAGGAGGTGGCTGAGGGCAACGGTCGCTGTCCCCTTCACCCCAACCAGGAACTGCGCAGGGTCGAGGAGGAGAATTATTTCTTCAAATTGTCCAAATACGCGGATGCCTTGTTGGATTTTTACCGGAGTCATCCCGACTTTATCCAACCCGAGAGCCGGCGCAACGAGATTGTCAATTTCGTCGAGGCGGGGTTGCAGGACCTGTCGATCAGCCGCAAAGGGTTCACCTGGGGGATCAAGGTTCCTTTTGACGAGGAGCAAACGATTTACGTCTGGTTCGACGCGCTGCTCAACTATTTGACGGCGATCGGCTACGGTGATGCCGACGACCCGGATCGTTGGCGTGCATGGTGGCCCGCTGACGTTCACGTCATCGGCAAGGACATCACTCGGTTTCACTGCGTCATCTGGCCCGCCATGCTGATGTCGGCGGGGATCGAACCGCCTCGACGGGTCTTTGGCCACGGCTTCGTTTATGTCAAGGGGGCCAAAGCCAGCAAGTCGCAAGGCAACGTGGTGGACCCCCACGAGTTGACCCAGCGCTTCGGTTCGGACGCGGTGCGCTACTACTTCGCTCGCGAGTGTCCCTTCGGCGGCGATGGCAATTACGCCGAGGAACGCTTCATCGACCTGTACAATGCCGACCTCGCCAACAACCTGGGGAATCTCTACAGTCGTTCGCTTTCGATGTGCGTCAAGTATTTCGACGGCGTGTTGGAGGAGATTGGCGACGTTGATCCCACCGCCTGGCGGGCCGGGGTGGATTGGCCACGTTTTGTCGCTGAGATCGGCGAATTGATCGAGTCGTTCCAAACCAACGTCGCCCTGCAACGGATTTGGTTGGAAGGGTTGGACCTGGTTAATCAATACATTCAAGCCACTCAACCATTTCGTCTGGTCAAAACCGATCCCCAGGCCACCAAGGTGGTCATGGTCAACCTCGCCGAGGCGCTGCGGGCGCTGGCCGTGTTGATCGCCCCGGTGCTGCCCCGCACCGCTCGGACCTTTTACGAGTCGTTCGACTTCGGAGCGCAACGCCCCTGGGAAACGATTCGCTGGGAGGACGCGGCAGTGGCTCAAATCGTCCCGAGGCGTCGGGTCACCGCGACGTTAGTCAATGGAAAACCGGCTCCGCTCTTTCCCAAAATCGAGGTCGAAGCCCAACCGGTCGTCGGCTGA
- a CDS encoding protein-L-isoaspartate(D-aspartate) O-methyltransferase, whose protein sequence is MTLNIPNRGESTIPTSWSILEPIRRPIPVGVGALVLVLAGMGPRDAWAQPPANPEAPMKPTSQPSPPQDPYKAARLRMVERHLKERGIRDERVLEAFRTVPRHRFLPRKSWPLAYEDTALPIGEGQTISSPSIVAYMTQALEPDPEDVVYEVGTGSGYQAAILSRLVKAVYSVEIHRSLGETAARTLKELGYDNVFTRVGDGYAGWPEAAPFDAVIVTCSPENIPPPLIEQLKEGGRMVIPLGDRYNQNVHIYTKRDGKLVGGPTLPTLFVPMTGRAAEEAKSRKVLTPSRPKGEGENPPAAPDQKKGSDKGGRG, encoded by the coding sequence ATGACCTTGAACATCCCAAACCGCGGGGAATCAACAATTCCCACGTCGTGGTCGATCCTCGAGCCAATCCGACGACCCATCCCGGTGGGGGTCGGGGCGTTGGTCCTGGTCCTCGCCGGAATGGGTCCGCGCGACGCCTGGGCGCAACCTCCTGCCAACCCGGAGGCTCCTATGAAGCCCACCTCCCAACCCTCTCCACCCCAAGACCCTTACAAAGCCGCCCGGTTGAGGATGGTCGAACGCCACCTCAAAGAGCGCGGCATCCGCGACGAACGGGTGTTGGAGGCGTTCCGCACCGTGCCCCGTCACCGCTTCCTCCCCCGCAAATCCTGGCCGCTGGCTTACGAGGACACCGCGTTGCCCATCGGCGAAGGTCAAACAATCTCCTCCCCCTCGATTGTCGCCTATATGACCCAAGCGCTGGAACCCGATCCCGAGGATGTGGTTTACGAGGTCGGCACCGGGTCAGGTTACCAAGCGGCGATCCTCTCCCGACTGGTCAAGGCGGTCTATTCGGTCGAAATCCACCGATCCCTGGGAGAAACGGCGGCCCGAACACTCAAGGAACTCGGCTACGACAATGTGTTCACCCGCGTGGGAGACGGCTACGCCGGTTGGCCCGAAGCTGCGCCGTTCGACGCAGTGATCGTCACCTGTTCGCCTGAGAATATTCCGCCTCCTTTGATCGAACAACTCAAAGAGGGCGGTCGGATGGTCATCCCTCTGGGTGATCGTTACAATCAAAACGTTCATATCTACACCAAGCGCGACGGCAAACTCGTGGGCGGTCCGACCTTGCCCACTCTGTTCGTGCCGATGACCGGCCGCGCCGCCGAAGAAGCCAAGTCGCGCAAAGTCCTCACGCCCAGCCGCCCCAAGGGCGAAGGCGAAAATCCGCCGGCCGCTCCCGACCAGAAAAAAGGCTCTGACAAGGGAGGTCGTGGATGA
- a CDS encoding DUF1501 domain-containing protein, which translates to MMRLGVSRREVLRIGGLTALGMSLGDWTWLRAWASSSGPTAARSNDPPAKRVILLWLWGGPSHLDTFDMKPEAPLEYRGPFEPIATTVPGIQICELLPRLARLADSFSLVRSLNHESNDHGVAGTIALTGSIDGAVGLDGVSRGGAIKPSVGSIVARLRGGMEPNAQQEEASGTRAAPPLPPYVILGRPLKQGHKRVVGEGAGGLGTRCEPFRLDDQPGKGVVVPDVELPEGLTYERFQARWDLRSRLRESLGAWDDRIDRHYELARDLIASRSNLEALDLEREPEAIRREYGHHRFGRCCLIARRLAQAGQPFIQVNWSTHVEGPEDAGDGGWDMHDRYFAVMRERHGWMLDQGLSALLNDLKRLGMLESTLVVAVGEFGRTPKINEKAGRDHWNPCYSALLAGGGIAGGRVVGASDRRGERPIDRPVSPADLGSTILDRLGVTTTDLTRIGLTPMGHPIHELF; encoded by the coding sequence ATGATGCGCCTGGGAGTCTCGCGCCGCGAAGTGCTGCGGATTGGCGGCCTGACGGCGTTGGGGATGTCGTTGGGCGACTGGACCTGGCTTCGCGCGTGGGCTTCGTCCAGCGGACCGACCGCCGCCCGATCCAACGACCCGCCCGCCAAGAGGGTGATTCTACTTTGGCTCTGGGGCGGACCGAGTCATTTGGACACCTTCGACATGAAGCCGGAGGCTCCCCTTGAATATCGCGGCCCCTTCGAGCCGATCGCCACGACCGTGCCGGGCATCCAGATTTGCGAGTTGCTTCCCCGGCTGGCGCGACTGGCCGACTCGTTTTCGCTGGTCCGTTCGCTCAACCATGAATCCAACGATCACGGAGTCGCCGGGACGATCGCGTTGACCGGATCCATCGACGGGGCGGTTGGGTTGGATGGGGTGAGTCGTGGCGGTGCGATTAAGCCTAGCGTAGGCTCCATTGTGGCGCGGTTGCGGGGAGGGATGGAACCCAACGCACAGCAAGAGGAGGCTTCGGGAACGAGGGCCGCTCCCCCTCTGCCGCCTTACGTGATTTTGGGCCGTCCCCTCAAGCAGGGTCACAAGCGGGTCGTGGGCGAGGGAGCCGGAGGGCTGGGAACGCGGTGCGAACCGTTCCGGCTCGACGACCAACCCGGCAAGGGGGTGGTGGTGCCCGATGTGGAACTGCCCGAAGGACTCACCTATGAACGGTTTCAAGCCCGATGGGATCTGAGAAGCCGACTGCGGGAGTCCCTGGGCGCTTGGGACGATCGCATCGACCGCCACTACGAATTGGCCCGCGACCTAATCGCCTCGCGGTCGAATCTGGAGGCGTTGGACCTCGAGCGCGAGCCGGAGGCCATCCGCAGAGAATACGGCCATCACCGCTTTGGACGCTGTTGCCTCATCGCCCGAAGGCTGGCCCAGGCGGGACAACCGTTTATTCAGGTCAACTGGAGTACACATGTCGAAGGTCCTGAAGACGCTGGCGACGGCGGTTGGGACATGCACGACCGGTATTTCGCCGTGATGCGCGAACGTCACGGCTGGATGTTGGACCAGGGACTCTCCGCGCTTCTCAACGACCTCAAGCGTCTTGGAATGCTCGAATCCACTCTCGTTGTCGCGGTTGGTGAGTTCGGTCGGACTCCCAAGATCAACGAGAAGGCGGGTCGGGATCACTGGAATCCCTGCTACTCCGCGCTACTGGCCGGTGGCGGCATCGCTGGCGGGCGGGTCGTGGGCGCCTCCGATCGTCGTGGCGAACGACCAATTGATCGGCCCGTCAGTCCCGCCGATCTCGGGTCCACCATCCTCGATCGCTTAGGTGTGACCACCACCGATCTGACCCGGATCGGTTTGACTCCGATGGGGCATCCCATTCATGAATTATTCTAA
- a CDS encoding serine/threonine-protein kinase, whose protein sequence is MRVGRYLIEEPLARGGMGFVLKAFDLEMERRVALKVLNDSLASNPDLRQRFVNEAKITGRLEHPSIPPVYELSVWGDGRPFLAMKLIQGRTLSELLTSRVGSSDELPKFLSIYLKICEGLAHAHRRGILHRDLKPSNIMVGDFGEVQVMDWGLAKDLNEWSRRRVPRARELTKSTLLDVAMMVDSSPESWEGMGTPAYMAPEQADGDPHHLTPAADVFGLGGLLCVILTGRPPYVAASRAELLRKAAMADLDDAFALLEQAPVEPQWKDLCRRCLDPQPLKRPANAVEVAQLVSSLLDETEARARRAELDAAVQMTQLAEERKRRRIGFLLALAILVGGFVGLEWLRQRQAQRETTWTTLQNRLIQAEEARQRRLWNLGLNELAEAQLLALSLEDHSVIDQVQHLAEQLTLERDLEEIRLDRAQWGPEGFPKVEDRYAERLRRIGFDLVNPDDTVLAQILRTAPSFPRLSDALDDWIVEASRDEVRTRLLRIQHLATGESAYFRLAELDWSSKISLQALYRILEEIPPDKLGLIQLIAYALDRAGGDATRVLEQAILRHPEEFWLHLHLGNILSREQSHTDSLERAVRAFGTARAIRPDNFAAINNLALALRKLKRFDEALILHRKALQISPDLALGRLNLATCLSELGHHAEAENLLRSALSLEPDNTLLLYSLSRVLFRQKRSAEVLEIARREAELQPSSWRPLLLQSHLLREMGQDDEALTVTERAARLAPLETDVQLELARIFAKRQELDRAVHHLQCALATEPISPRLHLDSRAILESIHRVEEAVEHQRIMVALEPDSWENLADLAAMLKKLDPGMKVFGAEIEAVLLRATQLAPRQRRPYLMLASFSTQARKHAQALEMFEKALALDPDDLETRSDLAITLVMLGRRSEAMAIWHQLSEQAPDDFRFHANLGAALAEEGQVDQAIVAIERAIQAFDRAGDSPNARPTQFPRDVARANLTKMLQALRARRQP, encoded by the coding sequence ATGCGAGTGGGACGCTACTTGATCGAAGAACCGTTGGCGCGCGGCGGCATGGGGTTTGTCCTCAAAGCGTTCGACCTGGAGATGGAACGCCGCGTCGCCCTCAAGGTCCTCAACGACTCGCTGGCGTCCAACCCGGATCTGCGACAACGTTTCGTCAATGAAGCTAAAATCACCGGAAGATTAGAACATCCTTCGATTCCTCCAGTGTACGAATTGAGTGTCTGGGGGGATGGTCGCCCGTTTCTGGCCATGAAGCTGATTCAGGGCCGCACCCTGAGCGAGCTTCTGACATCCCGTGTGGGTTCGTCGGACGAGTTACCAAAGTTTCTAAGTATTTACTTAAAAATTTGTGAAGGTTTGGCGCACGCGCATCGGCGTGGGATTTTACACCGCGACCTGAAACCGTCTAACATCATGGTGGGGGATTTTGGCGAAGTTCAGGTCATGGACTGGGGACTGGCCAAAGATCTCAACGAGTGGTCTCGACGCCGGGTCCCTCGCGCGCGGGAGTTGACGAAATCAACCCTTCTCGACGTGGCGATGATGGTCGATTCCTCACCCGAGAGCTGGGAGGGGATGGGAACGCCGGCCTACATGGCACCCGAGCAGGCCGACGGCGACCCTCATCACCTGACTCCCGCGGCCGACGTGTTTGGCTTGGGGGGGTTGCTTTGCGTCATCCTCACTGGTCGCCCCCCCTACGTCGCCGCCTCGCGGGCCGAACTCCTGCGCAAGGCGGCGATGGCCGACCTGGACGACGCTTTCGCCTTGCTGGAACAAGCTCCCGTCGAACCCCAGTGGAAAGACCTTTGCCGACGTTGTCTCGACCCTCAACCGCTCAAGCGGCCTGCCAACGCCGTGGAAGTCGCGCAACTGGTCTCCTCGCTGCTGGACGAGACTGAAGCCCGTGCCCGTCGCGCTGAACTCGACGCCGCCGTGCAAATGACCCAACTCGCCGAGGAGCGCAAACGCCGCCGCATCGGCTTCCTCTTGGCTCTTGCAATCCTAGTGGGCGGGTTTGTTGGCCTGGAGTGGCTTAGGCAACGCCAAGCCCAGCGCGAGACCACCTGGACCACGCTTCAAAACCGCCTGATCCAGGCTGAAGAGGCTCGGCAACGCCGGCTTTGGAACCTCGGTCTCAACGAACTTGCCGAAGCGCAGTTGCTCGCCTTGTCTCTGGAAGATCACTCCGTCATCGACCAGGTCCAACACCTCGCCGAGCAGTTGACGCTGGAACGCGACCTGGAAGAGATCCGCCTGGACCGCGCTCAATGGGGGCCGGAGGGGTTTCCTAAGGTTGAGGATCGCTATGCCGAGCGTCTCCGACGCATCGGCTTTGACCTGGTCAACCCCGACGACACCGTCCTCGCCCAAATCCTGCGAACCGCGCCGTCGTTCCCCCGCTTGAGCGACGCCTTGGACGACTGGATCGTCGAGGCCTCCCGCGACGAAGTTCGCACGCGCCTACTCCGCATCCAGCATTTGGCGACGGGCGAATCAGCCTATTTTAGACTCGCGGAACTTGATTGGTCCTCCAAGATCAGCCTGCAAGCGCTTTATCGGATTCTTGAAGAGATCCCCCCGGACAAGCTCGGGTTGATCCAACTGATCGCCTACGCCTTAGATCGGGCGGGAGGCGACGCGACCAGGGTTTTAGAACAGGCGATTCTTCGTCATCCCGAAGAATTCTGGCTTCATCTTCACCTTGGCAATATTTTGTCCCGGGAACAGTCCCACACCGACAGCCTGGAGCGAGCCGTCCGGGCTTTCGGCACCGCGCGGGCGATTCGCCCGGACAACTTCGCCGCCATCAACAACCTGGCCCTGGCGTTGCGGAAATTGAAGCGGTTCGACGAGGCGTTGATCCTCCATCGCAAGGCGCTCCAGATCAGCCCCGATCTGGCCCTGGGACGTCTCAACCTGGCCACTTGCCTCTCCGAACTAGGGCATCACGCCGAGGCTGAAAATCTGCTGCGCTCGGCTCTGAGTCTGGAACCCGACAACACGCTGCTTTTGTATAGCCTATCGAGAGTCCTCTTTCGTCAAAAGCGATCCGCCGAAGTGCTTGAGATTGCACGACGGGAAGCCGAACTCCAACCCTCCTCTTGGCGACCACTGCTGCTTCAGAGCCACCTCCTCAGAGAAATGGGCCAAGACGACGAGGCGTTGACCGTCACAGAGCGAGCCGCGCGGCTCGCACCTCTGGAGACTGATGTTCAGTTGGAACTCGCTCGCATCTTCGCCAAGCGTCAAGAGCTGGATCGCGCTGTTCATCATCTTCAATGCGCCTTGGCGACGGAACCGATCTCGCCACGTCTTCATCTCGATTCAAGAGCGATTCTTGAGTCGATCCATCGCGTCGAGGAGGCGGTTGAACACCAGCGGATCATGGTCGCATTGGAACCGGACTCTTGGGAGAACCTGGCCGATCTCGCGGCGATGTTGAAGAAACTTGACCCGGGGATGAAGGTCTTCGGGGCAGAGATCGAAGCGGTTTTGCTTCGGGCGACTCAATTGGCCCCGCGTCAACGCCGACCTTACTTGATGTTGGCCTCATTCTCTACGCAGGCACGGAAGCATGCTCAAGCGTTGGAAATGTTTGAGAAGGCGTTGGCGCTTGATCCGGACGATCTTGAAACCCGATCGGATCTGGCGATCACCCTGGTCATGCTGGGGCGGCGTTCAGAGGCGATGGCCATTTGGCATCAACTCAGCGAGCAAGCCCCGGACGATTTTCGGTTCCACGCCAACTTGGGAGCCGCGCTAGCGGAGGAAGGACAAGTCGATCAAGCGATTGTCGCAATCGAGCGCGCGATTCAAGCGTTTGATCGAGCGGGCGATTCGCCGAATGCGAGGCCAACGCAATTTCCCCGAGACGTGGCGCGGGCGAATCTGACCAAGATGCTCCAAGCCCTGCGGGCACGTCGCCAACCCTGA